Part of the Candidatus Neomarinimicrobiota bacterium genome, GTGAGATTACCCTCCGAGGAGCAGTTCTGCCTATTGGTGGTATTCGTGAAAAGGTAATGGCTGCCAACCGTGCTGGTCTGACAACTGTTATTCTGCCAAAGAAGAATGAGGCTGATCTGGTAGAATTACCTGATAGAGTGAAAAAAGAGATGGAATTCAAATTTGTAGATAAAATTTGTGATGTCATTGAGCTGGCACTTGAGCCAGCTACCGAAAAGAAAAAGGTCACCCAAAAAGTAGCTGCTGAGGCATAGAAGAAGAGATACTTTTAAAACGAATCTTACGAATTCAATGAAGGGATTTTTAAACAGAGCATAAAAATTCATTGATTTCGTCTACCTTTTGTGGGAGTTTTAACTGTTATAAAGAGGGAGTCGTCTGATGCATTGTCCCAAATGTAAGGGTTATATGAAAAGTATTAAGTACGAGTATGTTCAGGTTGAACGCTGTACGAAATGCTATGGGATCTGGTTCGACAGATTTGAATTACAGGATTTGAAACAATTATCCGGTTCTGAAGTGATTGATATGGGAGATCCCGAGCTCGGTAAACAACAGAACCAGAATATTGATGCAGTTTGTCCAAGATGCGACATTGCCATGACCCCTGAGGCTGACAAGAGGCAGGCTCACATCCATTATGAACGTTGTCCTGATTGCAAAGGTGTCTACTTTGATGCCGGTGAATTCAGGGATTATAAAGAATTGACCGTCGGCGAATTCTTTAAATCCTTCTTTAACCGATCGAACAACTAGAGCTATAACCATAATTTCTACCAAGGTGCGGGAAAAGTCCCCTCCTTGGAGGGGTGTCTCGTTTACGAGACGGGGTGGGTAAAGTATGACGAAGAGAATTATTTTGACATACAAT contains:
- a CDS encoding zf-TFIIB domain-containing protein, yielding MHCPKCKGYMKSIKYEYVQVERCTKCYGIWFDRFELQDLKQLSGSEVIDMGDPELGKQQNQNIDAVCPRCDIAMTPEADKRQAHIHYERCPDCKGVYFDAGEFRDYKELTVGEFFKSFFNRSNN